From Cydia splendana chromosome 25, ilCydSple1.2, whole genome shotgun sequence:
AAAACGAGCACAATAATGTATGTAGTATGGGTAAGTAGAGAAatgctttaaataaaatgtttaagAAATTGTGAAAATCTCGTTTTATTATTGTAGGTACGATAACCCCGCCCCTTAAGATTCGGACAAGttaagagaagagtcgtggaatgtatggggcccaatacattccacgactcttctctttccgcacatactaTAGGTCTAGGTAGGCCTATTGCTTGAAGGCTGAAGGCAAAGTTAGTCGATAGAGTCGGATAGAGCCAACTTGTTTATTAtgacattttcttactttaccTTGTTCGAGTCTGTGCAATGTTATTTCTAGCAGACAGACTATACACCGTGCGGTGATTCCCCGTGGGTGGTACGACCACTAGTGAAACTTAGGGGGAGCCAACTCTATTTTTCAGTATGAGAATTCTgctatattaataaaaaaaattacaaactgTTGACATACGTGTAAGCCGGTGTTGCTTGAAGGTAAACATAGGCTTCTTCCAAAGTAAATAATACGATTAGCCAGACTCCCCGTGTGTAACCTGGGGCTTATTGGCAGTATGTATTCATGGCCGTACATTAATGGCTAACTTCgtgagtctgtgcggaaagcgaagtctaaaggccccagtagggctaccgccaataccgaaaatcgtcaattgcgggcatttttctctgtcactctaattacgccttcattggagtaaaagagtaagatccccgcaatttgcgaatttcggttttcgcggtagcccctcagtacacaatgggccatcgccggccattccaagggacgcatttatgcgttagagggagcaagtgatattgctatctcattctaccgcatggctgcgtcccttggagtggccggcaatggcccattgtgtactggggccttaagaatgtatggggcccaaagaatataatatgatggggcccaatacattccccgactcttctctttccgaaccaaactatagacggtcaagcaaatcttgtcagtaaagaaaggcgcgaaattcaaattttctatgagacgatatcccttcgcgcctacatttttcaaatttgccgcctttttctactgacaagatctgctttcggaagccggtgttgctcgaagaccagtggcctattttataaagctacaagttacaatttacaagcggaagtctcgttctaacacatagggtcagaaagagacttccgcttgtaaattgtaacttgtagctttataaaataggccacagctatatttacttttatgtTTAAGCTGAAGGCCAAGTTACCAATGctcctaataaataaaaaaaaaggctAACTTCAAAGTGACAGAGTGTAGCTGTCACATATAGCATTTAATTTATTGACCAAAAATGTTGCGTATTGTTCTTAAtcattgtaaataataaactgaaTTTATACTTCTCTAGCTTTATTTACTTAGACACAATTTATAGTGCAATAGTGAGAAATGTCTGTAGCCATGGAACAGGAGGGATACTGTACCGAACACAGGTTTGTTATTTAATGatctttgtattttattgtacctTGAATAACCTATTGGAACTAGTAGATATCTTATTCAAAGACATGTGTCATAGAATCAGTGTAATCATAGAAAGTAAAAAGATATTACaatcaaataataaatataaaataccagCAATACAAACAACATAAAAGTTAGGTTAGCTTTAAATATGTgtgattaaatcaaaacatacaTACAGTTAGTCATACTTACAAACTAAACACACACAAGTTACTAACTAAACATTGCTGTCGCTCCTAGACGCTTCTGGTGCAAAAGTGGCCATAATACTCGCAGCATTGCCGCACTGGATGGCTATGGATAGGCTTTGCACCAGAAACGACTCGGAGCGGGGTCCTCCCCCTTCTGCCTAAGTCGACGGCCTATGTCGCGCACCATGTATTTCGCGTCCGCTATGTATGATTGTTTCTTTTGCTAGTATTTAACATACCTAACGTTACCTTACATGAGGCAAGGTAATATTCAAAGTTTACTATGTGTAAAAAACatgagacatttttttttatttcctcgcgttatcccggcattttgccacggctcatgagagcctggggtccgcttgacaactaatcacaagaattgacataggcactaggttttacgaaagcgactgccatctgaccttccaacccagaggggaaactaggccttattgggattagtctggtttcctcacaatcttttccttcaccggaaagcaactggtaaatatcaatgatatttcgtacataagttcagaaacactcattggtacgaaccaGGGTTTAAACCCGCGACTTTAAAAAAAACGTGAGAgattaaagtgttatattttatatgatatattatattaaaattgtgCAACAAGCCTATAATACTGTTACAGTTGTACCTGCGGTCCTCCCCCAAAGCGGCGTCGCATACGTAGAGTGACTATTCTAGACTTGCTGAACGTGGACCTGGTCCGGAGCGCCATATTTGACTATGTGCCTTTGGGGGACCTGCTGCGCTCCGAGCGAGTCTGCCAGCGGTGGCGGAGCGCTGTACAGCATTATTTGAGAGGTAATATGCGTTACATTATTATGCTGTTCTTTCTTACATTGACCttaaatcagttacttttttagggaccggtacctaaagggtaaaaatgggaccctattactaagactacactgtccgtctgtctgagACTAGACATGCGCAAAATGTGTCACTGAAAAGAAAAGATTGATATGCATCTTTCGTACGCCGTGAAGTACTTCACTCTTTTAGTTCACTAGTTCAGTTTAGTTCAGTAGCTCAACAGATCCATCTATATCAAAAGTATTGGTTTCATTTCTCTCATTGGAGAACGGACTGGATAGCTTTTGCTGAATTCCTGGAGAAAGAAACTAATCTGCAAGTTAAGCTTAAAACTGAAAGTGATATTGATAATGCAACATTTTATATAACTAATTTGATACAGGAAGCAGCATGGCGTTGTACACCATATCTACAAACAACGAGTAGACGTGTGGTAAACATTCCTCTTTGCATACGAGAAAAACTTGCAGAAAAAAGAAGACTCAGAAGAGTCTGGCAACTTAGTAGACATGTGGAGGACAAGCGGTTATTCCAAAAAGCTGCTCGGGAACTAAAAGCGATGATTGCAGAAAATGAAAACTACACATTTCAACAACAACTTTTGTCACTATCGGCGAAGAAGTGTGATGAGTATTCCTTGTGGAAACTTACAAAACAATTCAAAAGGCCCCAAAAAGCTGTTCCTCCACTGAAATCTCAGTCTGGTACATGGGTTAAAAGTCCCAAAGAAAAAGCCGAACTCTTCGCGCAACACCTTAGCAAAGTTTTTATGCCCAATACTAGCTCAATGACAGACTTCGAACATGAGGTGAAGGCTTCCCTGGAAAGCGATCAACAACTGTCACTGCCTATTCATGCTACTACTCCAAGAGAGCTAAAAAAGGCAATAACAATGCTAAGCAATAAGAAGGCACCTGGTTTCGACTTAATAACGGCAGAAGTTATGAAACACATACCTAAAAAATCTATTGTCTATGTGACTATGCTATTTAATGCCATAATGCGAATACATTATTATCCCAGACTATGGACAGTGTCTCAAATCTGTATGATACCCAAACCTGGAAAAACGCCTATAGACCCAAGCTCCTACAGACCAATTAGTCTTCTACCAATAATGTCAAAACTCTTCGAAAAGCTCTTCCTGCGGAGACTCAAGCCAATCCTAGAGAAAGAAGCTATCATACCCAACCACCAGTTTGGATTTCGAGAACAGCATTCAACAGTAGAACAAGTACATCGTGTGGTAAACAAGATAAAACAATCTTTGGAACAAAAGGAATATTGTGCTGCTGTGTTTCTGGATATCCAGCAAGCATTTGATAGAGTCTGGCATGATGGGCTGTTACATAAAGTAAAAATGTTATTACCTAACTCATTTTATATGGTATTAAGATCTTACCTACAAGACAGAAAATTTCAGGTCAAATTTGGCGATGAAGTGTCCCAGTTGTACAGCATCAAAGCCTCTGTCCCGCAAGGCTCCGTACTGGGCCCTGTTCTGTACTCAATATTTACGGCTGACCTACCATGTAGTGAAGAAGTGGTACTCGTAACGGCAACATATGCTGATGATACAGCCTGTCTTGCAAGTCACGTAAACCCGACCATAGTAGCTGAAAAATTACAAACTCATTTATGCAAGATAGAAGAATGGCTTGAAAAGTGGAGAATATAGCCAAATGTGAGTAAATCAGTACAAATAACATTTACACTACGAAGAGAGAACTGTCCAGCCGTGAACCTGAGAGGAGAACAACTACCCCAAGAAACTTGTGTAAGATACCTTGGTCTTCACTTGGATAGAAGACTAACATGGGCCAACCACATCAAAACAAAGAGAAAAGAAGCAGACCTTCATTACAAGCGCCTGTACTGGCTGATCGGCCGACAATCACCTCTGACACTAACTAATAAAATGCTAGTGTATAAATGCATTATAAAACCCATATGGACATACAGGATTGAACTCTGGGGAACGGCCAGTAACTCAAACCTCGAAATTTTACAAAGGTTTCAGAATAATGTCCTAAGGGCTGTAACATGTGCACCATGGTTTGCAAAAAATACAGAGATACATGAATACGTAAATATTCCAACAATCAAAGAGGAAGTTAACAGATATTGTGTTAAATACAAAGAACgactaaaaaaacatacaaacgAACTTGCAAGGGACCTGGTAAACACCAATGACAATCCGAGTAGGCTGAAAAGGTGGCAAATACTGCGGCTGGACCAAAGGCACTAGAAGATAAACTCATCAAAGTCAAGAGAGAGTATTTAATGGAATACCTCTCAAAACCCTCAAAACGACAGAACATCTGATTATGGCTAAAACAGCCGATTGCAGATAAAAggaccataaaaaaaaaaaaaaaaaaaaaaactctcatTCGCGGATATATTGAGTTGAATGAAGAATTTGATGgataatttcattcaatatgaatcactcaagtaaattaatttataaatcGAAGGTTTAACATGGCGTCCTTGTCACTCTCTAAGCGAATGAGCAAGTAAATGAACAGGTTTTATAACAGAACTGCTGAAGTAAAGAACTAAATGAATCCGCGCTGAACTAGTGAATGAAAGAGTGACATCAAGTCAAGTACTTCATTTGACCGTAGTTATGCAGAAAACGACCAActcaatttttttgtcaatgcagaaagcgaccaaagctactgagttagggtgtaagtcactttgacaaaaataaaaagttggtcGCTTTTTACAGAACTACGGTCATTTGAATCTTTCATTCGCGAACTACTCATGTctagtcaccaggctgtatctcatgaaccgtgatagctagacagttgaaattttcacaggtgacgTATTtttgttgctgctataacaacaaatactaaaaagtacgaaaacctcggtgggcgagtccgactcgcacttgatcgGTTTTTTATTGTATTGCAGGCGCCCGCCGCATCCGCTCCAAGCTGCACATCACCTCCCCCTGgcacccgccgccgccgcgcctgTGCCGCTGCCAGCGCCTGCTGCCGCTCGACGAGAGCCGCGACTCCTGGTACTGCTCCTCGCTGTACAAGTGGGGCGCGGCGGTGGAGGCGGCGCCCTGCACGGCCGCGAGCTTCGAGGAGATTGTGGGCCATTGCCCCAATATACGGGAGATTACGGTGAGTCTCGTCACTAAAccaaaaatcgggcaagtgcgagtcggactcgcgcacgaagggttccgtacaatataaaaaaaaaaacaaaaaaaaaagcaaaaaaaaacggtcaccctaCCAAGTAcagaccactcccgacgttgcttaactttggtcaaaaatcacgtttgttgtatgggagcctcatttaaatctttattttattctgtttttagtatttgttgttataccggcaacagaaatacatcatctgtgaaaatttcaactgtctagctatcacggttcgtgagatacagcctggtgacagacagacggacggacggacggacggatggatggacggacggacggacggacggacagcgaagtcttagtaatagggtcccgttttaccctttgggtacggaaccctaaaaatctcgTCACTAGACGGTGCGATActccttcgggcaaactcggctccgctcggctcagcattgctccgagcaatttttAGGGTTAACACAACTtaacgtccctttgcgtgcatgACCACAgctaagataatggcttgaattttgacaaccctaaatagccgagagggatagtgccataataTGTTAGAAAatgacagcatgattcgtccctgaaccgctgtcaaacttcggttttgtaggaagtttcctttctgtacggtagtactattatttattctgtgactgtagtctgtatcttcaggtatttaaataaaagtaaacaaacaatttgtacattttcgggtagttataacatttattggttaaccaaccaaatacaaaaccgcctggatcagtcactcaacgacctgactttaacctacattatttaatcgtgtaatattttcatctgccctcaactggcttaaggagccatttgagggcagatgaaaacattgtttacttttatttaaatacctaaagatacagacagtgacaaaaaccggcctagtgcgagtcggactcgcgcacgaagggttccgtaccattacgcaaaaacggtaaaaaaaaaatcacgtttgttgtatgggagccactcaaatatttattttattctgtttttagtatttgttgttatagcgggtGCAGAAattcatcatctgtgaaaatttcaactgtctagctatcacggtacatgagatacaacctggtgacataCAGACGACAGACGGACAAAGGactcttagtaataaggtcccgtttttacccttcaggtacgaaaccctaaaaatttgtGAAAATGTTCTTAACAAAACGAAAAACAGCATGCTCCATGTTTCAGATGgacatttatttatacttacctaTCTATCTGAGCTACTATGACAAATGCACAAGTGGAATACCtgtttaagtgagacaaatttgcAGGTCCTTCTAGGTCTCAGTTATCCAGGAATTCCAGGATTCACTTAGTAACGATtactactatagttcgtttttagggttccgtacccaaagggtaaaacgggaccctattactaagacttcgctgtccgtccgtccgtccgaccgtccgtccgtccgtccgtccgtccgtctgtcaccaggctgtatctcacgaaccgtgatagctagacagttgaaattttcacagatgatgtatttctgttgccgctataacaacaaatactaaaaacagaataaaataaagatttaaatggggctcccatacaacaaacgtgatttttgaccaaagttaagcaacgtcgggagtggtcagtacttggatgggtgaccgttttttttttttttgctttttttttcgtttttttttttttgcattatggtacggaacccttcgtgcgcgagtccgactcgcacttgcccggttttttttagcattagataaAAGGTAAAccatcttgacgtgtctttttattgaaaaacacttttgaaaagtcagtcacggcaaatatataacaattatgaaccatatacgattattaacattcttttgctttcataagtaatacttactgatttaaaaaaaccgggcaagtgcgagtcggactcgcgcacgaagggttccgtaccataatgcaaaaaaaaaacgaaaaaaaagcaaaaaaaaaacggtcacccatccaagtactgaccactcccgacgttgcttaactttggtcaaaaatcacgtttgttgtatgggagccccatttaaatctttactttattctgtttttagtatttgttgttatagcggcaacagaaatacatcatctgtgaaaatttcaactgtctagctatcacggttcgtgagatacagcctggtgacagacggatggacggacggacggacagcgaagtcttagtaatagggtcccgttttaccctttgggtacggaaccctaaaaaggcgtttttcaattaaaagacacgttaagatcgcgtagtctttttctaatgctaaaaaagacGAATTATAAATAcaacagtaatttttccacttttaaatttattctaagcttaaaagcatcgttcgcagacgtttctgcttgttaaaaattaaaataaatacaactaGTTAAATGGATCGTTTTGTTTCAGTTTTACGGATTTCCGGACCGGGAAATAGTGAGAGACAGCGTTGGTATCGGACGGCTACGGAAACTGAAACGGGTCGCCTTCAGGAATCTCGTCACGGAGGATGAGGACAGGGAACAGGTAGGTTATTTGACCTTTTGACCGCCTAAGACGTCAACCATAGGCTAGGattcctctagacggagtttagagcaattatttcatgaaaccggtgctgccaaaaatactggggtgcgggggaggtgagcgagtcccgtgccgtgattggtccgttcaaagacacgggcgtcacacaaagacactcaGTAAGACacttgactcgaaaatggagtaaaactaccgtatatttgtggtagagggggtagagctactatgctcagtctggaggatgtcttgtatgtgtgacgtcaactgacgcgcgcggctataTCCGcagctccgagcaattattagggttgacacaacttgacgtccctttgcgtgcacgaccacagataagatagtGGCTTGAATTtggacaaccctaaatagccgaaagggatagtgccatatattagacggggacagcatgattcgaccctgaaccgctgtcaaacttcggttttgtaggaattttcctttctgtacggtagtactattatttattctgtagcaTTCGGACAAGGTTCATAATGACGCGCCGCGCGCAGCTGGACAGAAATACGAAACCATTTTTGCCTGAGCTGAAACGGAGACACGTCTCTCGTGCTTCGCGCTCGCTCGGTCAAAAATATGGTTCCGCCTTGAACTGGAATAAGAGAGAGCATCAACTTTATCAAAGTAAAGAagtatcccatcaaaaacataaatgtgaaatgagagccaagttcaatattaagaatattcgtcgttgttgacttcgccgGAAAAATAATTGatatctatatgggtgccaagttctagttTGCTTGGGGTGTAATTAAAGTTCAGGATTTGACTTGTCTAGTTTTTACGTGCACGCTATATTATTTCTCGTACCTATGTTACTTTAATTtctataatttagtttttttggtataaaaatgaaatttttgccaaaaacttattatcatTTCAGGTCACCGATGAAGACGTCACTATACTCCTCCAGAGCAATATCGAGGAACTGACAATAATAGGAAACGACCAAATCACTGGCACATTCCTGAAACACCTAAAAACTAATCTAACATCACTGCGACTCAGAAACTGTCCAAATTTAGACTATAAACATCTACTTTCTGTATTAGATAATTTAAGAGATGTAACTGTATTAGATTTGTCAAGAAATTCCGGTGATGTTTTAAAGAATGTCCATCTACTACTTGATGTGATGCCAAAATTGGAACATTTGGAGTTGTGCGGTTATGAGAaggtaataatttaaattttcttatatgtgacgttccacgggaaaaggtagtttatggcggctggcgcttacgtcgcatagcaccgcattgatattggagcggcgttaataatagcgtaagcgccaggtacctttacccgtgggatgtcacatatttatttattcaattacacaatacacatgtcaaatattacaaaaaaatacaataattaataaatacctaataaaaactagcctacattaaaataataaattcattaacatattttttttcttatttactcgtaatgcatgttaattgtgtcgcttaacttcaaactcgggtaaatccattcgaccctttcagcaaatatctaccctattacctttctgacagatggatttacttgagtttgaagttaagcgactcaattataagatgtaatgttttgaaaagatgtgtcccacCGAGTTTGCctgtcccatattgggataccctccaattgaggggggatttaaatcggctacaaatataatgaccaccaaaaaatactttggtaccctaaataaaaaaatcgtgcttaccaaaaaacattactgaacaccaaaaaaataaggcctaaaaatacaaaagtaccaccgttttaattacgactgcacttcaaattgtattaaaataccaaatatattgaatgatcaccaaaaatcattaatgatcaccaaatcttgaacaccaaattaatgcgatatatTCACCtgaataaaccactatgattaccaaaaaacgtatacatattaccaaataaagtaaactgatgccaaaattactagcccctcccgctcaaccccccgtaccccccatcgcatacctacctaacctaacctactactACTAGCCTAAGCTAacctgctactagaaaagtggtttaggttagatttgaactgcgacccatacagaaaccaaatgctactagaaaagtgggttaggtttgaactgcgacccttacagaaacgaaatgctgctaaaaatgtgggttaggttaggtttgaactgcgacccttacagaaacgaaatgctactagaaaagtgggttaggttaggttggaactgcgacccttatagaaactaaatgctactagaaaagtgggttaggttaggattgaactgcaacccttacagaaacgaagtgctactagaaaagtgggttaggttaggtttgaactgcgacctttacagaagcgaaatgctactagtaaagtgggttaggttaggtttgaactgcgacccttacagaaacgaaatgctactagaaaagtgggttgggttaggttagaactgcgacccttacataaacgaaatgctgctaaaaaagtgggttaggttaggtttaaactgcgaccctttcagaaacgaaatgctactagaaaagtgggttaggttaggttggaactgcgtccctcacagaaacgaaatgctactagaaaagtagggtAGGTTacgtttgaactgcgacccttacagaaatgaaatgctactagaaaagtgggataggttaggtttgaactgcgacccttacaaaaaagaaatgctactagaaaagtgggttaggttaggtttgaactgcgattgatacagaaataaaatgctactagaaaaaggcgaCGAAGTgggttaattaatttaataggataacgatatattaaatatttgcaaattgttaattaaaatgtggttacaattttggtggtcagttactatttttgggtttacaattattattttggagtaatttgctttaataggatagcaagatttaaaaatttggttgtaattttacattaaaatggagttctaattttggtggtcatttactatttttgggtttacaatgatttttttggtgttattttctttaataggatagcaagatgtaaaaatttggttatcatttcacattaaaatggggtttgaaatttggtaatcatttactatttttgggttaataatgattag
This genomic window contains:
- the LOC134802583 gene encoding F-box/LRR-repeat protein 17-like, producing MSVAMEQEGYCTEHSCTCGPPPKRRRIRRVTILDLLNVDLVRSAIFDYVPLGDLLRSERVCQRWRSAVQHYLRGARRIRSKLHITSPWHPPPPRLCRCQRLLPLDESRDSWYCSSLYKWGAAVEAAPCTAASFEEIVGHCPNIREITFYGFPDREIVRDSVGIGRLRKLKRVAFRNLVTEDEDREQVTDEDVTILLQSNIEELTIIGNDQITGTFLKHLKTNLTSLRLRNCPNLDYKHLLSVLDNLRDVTVLDLSRNSGDVLKNVHLLLDVMPKLEHLELCGYEKVELDGQLKEHARLENLKHLNLRRNRNVNDDWLETIARGHKLITFDVSYCKGVTMTGLTEVCESSKSMSELAIADNDDVSDEDVETIIRLLPFLTVRYFIGLYLLGHCRQRSALGQSVKRTSSVF